Part of the Moorella sp. E308F genome, CCTCTACCAGGATGGTAAGGACCAGGCGATCGGTATCAACGATAACTATAAGGTTTTTACCCGGTGGCGGGGCCGTCCTGGAAGCGTTGCTGGAGTTTGCGGCACCCTGGGCCAGGGCCGACCAGGTTGCCGGGTCTACCTGGCCCAGAGGGGCTAACCCCCGGTCTTTCTGGAAGTTAACGACAGCCCGGTTGGTGGCACTGTCATAAACGCCGCTCATGGGGCCGATGTAATAACCAAGCTGGGCCAGGCGCAATTGGAGGTTGCTGACGTCCGGCCCGCGCATGGGGGGATGGGTCAGCTTTAACAACCGTTCTTCGTCGTAGCAGGGGCACGGTTCGTGGGCCCAGGCCGCTGCCGGTGCTATAGATAGCATTATAAAAATAAAGATGACCTGGAAAACTAGGAGCCAGGACAACTTGCGCTGCTGCAATGTATCTCCCTCACAGTAGCTGATTGTAGAGGTACCGTTTATGTCGGCGAACCCTTGAGGGTATTACCCCCGCAAATCAAATGGCGAACACCTCAAAGGTGACTGTCGCGTAATATAGTATTTCCCAGAACCGTTTTCCTTTACAGCCTTCACCTTGATAACTTGCACCGGGGGTTTAGCCGGCCAGGGTTAGGGGTACATTAATCGGGGAATAAAATAAAAAACTAGGGAAGGTTATTTTATGTGGTTGGCGCTTTTAATGGCACTGGTTTCAGGTATAGCCATGGCCTTTCAGGGCTCTCTAAATTCGGCCCTGGGAAAAATTATTGGCCTACTACAGGCTACCCTGGTCGTTCACCTCACGGCCACCCTGACAGTGATTATCCTTCTTTTTACCCCTTTAAGCGGCGGCAGTTTGAGTAAGTTGCTCCACTGCCCCTGGTACCTCTGGCTGGGAGGCCTCATTGGCGTTCTTATAACTTACGGCGTAGTGGCCAGCATCCCCAGGGTAGGCGTGGCCCTGGCCACCACGGCTATTATTGTCGGCCAGGTATCTACCGCCCTGCTAATTGATCATTTTGGTTTATTTGGCCTGGATAAAATGCCCTTTACCTGGTGGAAGGCCGCCGGCCTGGTACTCCTGGCTACCGGCGCCAGGCTGATGCTGAATTGAGCCGCCTACCCCTTGACAAAAGGGTAAGATTCAGGCATAATATCTTCTGCATGGCGGTGTAGCTCAGCTGGTCAGAGCATGCGGTTCATACCCGCAGTGTCGTAGGTTCGAATCCTACCACCGCTACCATTTTATGATCTGGCCCGTTAGTCAAGGGGTTAAGACACCGGTCTTTCAAGCCGGTAACAGGGGTTCGAATCCCCTACGGGCCACCAGTAAAACCACCCTGAAAAAAGGGTGGTTTTTTTGTCGAAAGATTGTCCGCCACCGCTGCCTGAAGATGACAAGATTTTAGCGGAAAAGGGCGTATAATAGTTGCCAGGTAATGGTAAAGGCGGTGGTTTTATGTCCGGCCAACCCGGAATTCATCCTTACCGGCGGGAAATCGAACTAACGGCGACAACCCGCCTGGGACTCGACTTTCTTTTCCTGGTGGCGGCATTTTTCCTGGCACGGGGGGTTTTGCTGGAGGAACTTTTCCCCTTTGGCCCGGCCTCAGTTATTACCGCCGCTGTGCGGCGGCCGCGCCTCCTCTGGCCAGTGGTCTTGATCAGCATGGCCGGCAGCTGGTTCAGCAGCACTGCTCCAGTCTACAGCCGCCTGTTCCTTTTTTTATTGCTGGGACTAATTTTTAGCCTTTATCCTGCTTTACGCCGGGGCAGTATCTTAACCCAGGCCACCCTGGCGCCGGCGACCATTATCCTGGTCAGAGGATTGAGCCTTACTCTCTGGCAGCCTTCCTTTTATGGCTGGATTCAGGTAATCTTTGAAGCCCTTCTGGCCTGGGGATTGAGCCTCGCGTTTCTCTATGCCTCCATAACCACGCGGCAGGAAGAGCGCCTCCTGGGTGGAGGTCTCTTCCTCGTGGGGGTACTCCTGGGCCTGCAGGAATGGCGTTTTTTTGATCTTTCCCTGCAGGGCGTGATTAGTCGCTATATCATCCTGCTGGTATCCCTGGCGGGCGGGCCGGGGGCCGGGGCGGCAGCCGGGGCGGCGGTCGGCTTTTTGCCCAGCCTCTCCCAGCTGGTGACGCCGGCCCTGGCAGGGCTTCTCGCTTTTGCCGGTTTAATTGCCGGTTCTCTAAAAAGCCTGGGCAAACCGGGGGTTATCAGCGGCTTCCTGCTGGACCACCTGCTTTTAGCCAACTATTTCCTTGGACAAGAAAGTGTCCTGGCGGCTTTAAAGGAAGGGGTACTGGTCGCCCTGGCCCTGGTAGCTACTCCTTCTTTCCTGATCAACAACCTGCAGAGATTCCTTGCCGCACCGGTAAGCACGCCGGCGCTTAAAGAAGACCACGGACGGCAGGAGGCATTAAGGAAGGCCTTGAAAAGCCTGGCGCGGAGCCTTAAATTTACCGGTTTTAAGGAAAGTCCCGAGGTTACCGTGCGCCAGGTAGCCCGGGCCACCTGCCGTGGTTGCCCGGCCGGCAAGGTCTGCTGGGAATTGGAAGGCGTGCAAATGGTAACCTTGCTGCAGGAACTATTACAAAAGGGAAGCCATGGCTGCCTGACAACAGCCGATATACCTGAATGGCTGGCCTCACGTTGCAGCCGTTGCCGGGAACTCCTGGCGGCGTTGATAAGCGAGGCCAGCAAAATGCAAGTCCTTCCAGCAGAGAACAGCCTGAATACCTGGCTGGCGGCCACCTTTGAAACCCTGGCGGCAATGCTGGTGGAAGGGAAGGCCAAAGCAGGGGTCGGGGAAGAGGAAGGAAGGGAATCACCGCGGTGGAAGCTCACCGTTGGGACGGCGGCTACGCCCCGCTACAAGGCAGATGTTTCTGGCGATGCCTGTTTGGTAGCCAACCTGGAACCCGGGAGGCAGCTTCTGGTCCTGGGAGACGGCATGGGCGCCGGGCGGGAGGCTGCTGAAACAAGCTCTACCGCCATCGAACTGGTGCGCGACCTGCTGGCAGCCGGCTTTACTCCGGAAAAGACCCTGCGGACCGTTAATATGATCCTCCTGTTAAGAACACCCCAAGAGAGCTTTACTACCTGCGATCTGACTTTAATCAACTGTGGTAACGGTACGGCTGAATTTTATAAACTGGGAGCGTGTCCCACCTTTATCCAACGGGATGGCCTGGTCAAAACCTTGAGCAGCCACTCTTTGCCGGTAGGGATCCTGGAAGACCTGCAGTTGGAACCCATGCGCGAAGAGCTGCAGGAAGGCGATTTGCTGGTCATGGTCAGCGACGGTGTCCTGGAAGCTCACCGGGACATAAACGAAAAGGAAAGATGGCTGGCTAAAGCTTTACAGCGGGTAGGCGATGCCCGGCCTCAGGAAATAGCCGACCGTCTATTAAAACAGGCACGGGCCCTCGTCGATGGTAAGCCTAGGGATGATATGACAGTCATGGTAGCCAGGATAGAAAGGACGGGCGTATAATGTATTTTAATTAAGGAAAAACTCACCAGATGAAGCAGGAAAAAGGCCCGTCATGCCGAAATAAAGGCGATATGAAGACCTTTGAGGGTGGACCTTTATGCTCGACCGGGTCCGGCAAACAGTACGGCGATACGGTCTCCTGGTACCAGGGGATAAAGTAGTGGTGGGGGTATCCGGGGGGCCGGATTCCCTGGCGCTGTTGCACAGCCTGCGGGCGTTACAGGATGAATTTGGCCATAGCCTGCATGTCGCCCATTTAAACCACGGGTTACGGCCGGAGGCGGCTGCCGATGCCGAATACGTTCGTAAACTAGCAGGGAGATGGGGCCTGCCGGTAACAATAGAGAGCCGGGATGTGGCTGCCTACCAGCGGGAGCACCGCCTATCCCTGGAGGAAGCAGCCCGGGAAGTACGTTACCGCTTTTTCCTGGAAGTTGCCGCTGCGGTCGGGGCCGGTAAAATTGCCGTTGGCCACCAGGCCGAAGACCAGGCCGAAACGGTTTTATTAAATCTCCTGCGGGGGAGCGGCCTGACGGGGCTTAAAGCTATGCTGCCCCAGCGCGGCCAGGTTATCAGGCCGTTGCTTTTTATTTCCCGGGCGGAAATAGAGGACTACTGCCGCCGGCATGGCCTTGAACCCCGCCAGGACTTTACCAACCGGGACGTCACCTTGCGGCGTAATAAAATCCGACACCAGTTATTGCCCTTCCTGGCCCGGGAATTTAACCCGGCCATTGTCCGAACCTTAAGCCGGACCGCCGTTATCCTGCAGGAGGAAGAAGAGATCCTGGCTAATCTGGCCGAAGAAGCCTTTACCAGGATAAAAATACGCCAGGAGCCCGGCTGCCTGGCCTTGGACCGGGAGAAGTGGATATCTCTCCCCCCGGGAATCCAGCGCCGCGTTTTACGCCTTGCGGCTACCTCCCTGGGGAGAAAGGTAAGCTTCGACCAGGTGGAAGGGGCCAGGGAAATAGCTTTCCGGGGTGGCACCATTACCTGGCCGGGGCATTTAAGGGTAGAGGCCGGGGGGGCGGAGTTAATCCTGCTGGTACCGGCAGAAAAGCAACAGGCCATAACTTTTTCCTACCCGCTGCAGGTACCGGGGTTAACGCCTTTACCAGAGCTGGGTCAGGCCATCCGCGCCGAGCTGGCCGAACCGCCTTCCGTTTTTAAAGGCGGGGAAGATGAGGCCTGGCTGGACTGGGAAAAAACAGAAAAACCCCTGGTGGTACGTAACTGGCAGCCCGGGGATTATTTCCGGCCCCTGGGTCTTACCGGCAACAAGAAACTCCAGGATTTTTTCAGCGATATTCATTTACCGGCAGCCAGGCGTCGCCTGGTGCCCTTAATTGTAAGCGGGCGGCGTATTGCGTGGGTGGCCGGTTTACGCCTGGCCGAAGATTTTAAAATTACGCCGGCAACCCGCTTGGCCCTGCATCTAAAACTGGAACCCTGGCCATGCAAAATTAAAGTAAAAACTTAAATTGCAATCATATTTACCGTATGCTACAATATATAGCTATAAGATGCAGGGCGGGGTAAGAGGAGGGTGACCCGTTGAATCGAATTTTTAAGAACCTGACCGTATATCTGCTCATAGTATTACTGGCCGTTTCCATCATCAGGTTATCGACGCCAACAGAGCGGGCTGTTGAAGAATGGGATTTGACCCGCTTTTACCAGGCAGTAGATCAGGGTCAGGTTCAGGAAGTTACTTTAACACCTCATGATAGCATTATTAAAATTGATGGGCTGTTGAAAAATAATACCCGGTTTACAGTCAATGCACCTGCGGCGGCCAACCTGATTGACAGACTTACCGCGAAGGGGGTCACTGTCAAAGCCCAGCTACCGCCGCAACCACCCTGGTGGACAAATTTACTTGGGAGTTTGCTGCCGATTCTCCTCCTGGTGGGTCTGGTATTCTTTATGATGCAGCAGACCCAGGGAGGCGGCTCGCGCGTGATGCAGTTCGGCAAGAGCCGGGCGCGGTTGCATACTGATGAAAAACGCAAGGTCACCTTTAACGATGTTGCCGGCTCCGATGAGGCTAAAGAGGAATTAGAAGAAGTCGTGGAGTTTCTCAAAAATCCCCGCAAGTTTAATGAACTGGGGGCGAGGATCCCCAAAGGTGTCCTTCTTTACGGTCCTCCGGGGACAGGGAAAACTTTGCTGGCCCGGGCCGTTGCCGGGGAAGCAGGGGTACCCTTCTTCAGCATCAGCGGTTCTGATTTTGTAGAAATGTTTGTTGGCGTAGGTGCTTCACGGGTACGAGATCTCTTTGAGCAGGCCAAAAAGAATTCACCATGTATTGTCTTTATTGATGAGATTGATGCCGTGGGTCGCCAGAGGGGTGCCGGTCTGGGCGGCGGTCACGATGAACGGGAACAAACTTTAAACCAATTATTGGTAGAAATGGACGGCTTTAATGCCAACGAAGGGATTATTATCATCGCGGCCACCAACCGGCCCGATATTCTGGACCCTGCCCTCCTGCGCCCGGGGCGTTTCGACCGCCAGATAGTGGTCGATGTACCTGATGTAGTAGGACGGAAAGAAATTTTAAAGGTCCATGTTCGCGGAAAACCCCTGGATGATACCGTGGACCTTGATGTCCTGGCGCGGCGGACGCCGGGCTTTACCGGTGCCGACCTGGCCAACCTGGTTAATGAAGCGGCCTTACTGGCTGCCCGGCGCGGTAAGCGCAAGATCGGCATGGAAGAGATGGAGGATTCCATTGAGAGGGTTATAGCCGGCCCGGAGAAAAAATCCAGGGTTATCAGCGACTATGAAAAAAGGCTGGTAGCCTTCCATGAAGCCGGGCATGCCCTCCTTGGCCATTATCTGCCCCATACCGATCCCCTGCATAAAGTCTCTATTATCCCCCGCGGGCGGGCTGGAGGTTATACTCTGCTCCTGCCCAAGGAAGATCGCCGCTATATGACCAAGTCCCAGATCCTGGACCAGGTGACCATGCTCCTTGGGGGGCGGGTTGCTGAAGCCCTGGTACTAAAGGAAGTCAGTACAGGAGCCCAGAATGACCTGGAACGGGCCACAGAACTGGTGCGTAAAATGATCACCGAGTTTGGTATGTCCGATGAACTGGG contains:
- a CDS encoding DMT family transporter produces the protein MALVSGIAMAFQGSLNSALGKIIGLLQATLVVHLTATLTVIILLFTPLSGGSLSKLLHCPWYLWLGGLIGVLITYGVVASIPRVGVALATTAIIVGQVSTALLIDHFGLFGLDKMPFTWWKAAGLVLLATGARLMLN
- a CDS encoding SpoIIE family protein phosphatase, whose translation is MSGQPGIHPYRREIELTATTRLGLDFLFLVAAFFLARGVLLEELFPFGPASVITAAVRRPRLLWPVVLISMAGSWFSSTAPVYSRLFLFLLLGLIFSLYPALRRGSILTQATLAPATIILVRGLSLTLWQPSFYGWIQVIFEALLAWGLSLAFLYASITTRQEERLLGGGLFLVGVLLGLQEWRFFDLSLQGVISRYIILLVSLAGGPGAGAAAGAAVGFLPSLSQLVTPALAGLLAFAGLIAGSLKSLGKPGVISGFLLDHLLLANYFLGQESVLAALKEGVLVALALVATPSFLINNLQRFLAAPVSTPALKEDHGRQEALRKALKSLARSLKFTGFKESPEVTVRQVARATCRGCPAGKVCWELEGVQMVTLLQELLQKGSHGCLTTADIPEWLASRCSRCRELLAALISEASKMQVLPAENSLNTWLAATFETLAAMLVEGKAKAGVGEEEGRESPRWKLTVGTAATPRYKADVSGDACLVANLEPGRQLLVLGDGMGAGREAAETSSTAIELVRDLLAAGFTPEKTLRTVNMILLLRTPQESFTTCDLTLINCGNGTAEFYKLGACPTFIQRDGLVKTLSSHSLPVGILEDLQLEPMREELQEGDLLVMVSDGVLEAHRDINEKERWLAKALQRVGDARPQEIADRLLKQARALVDGKPRDDMTVMVARIERTGV
- the tilS gene encoding tRNA lysidine(34) synthetase TilS gives rise to the protein MLDRVRQTVRRYGLLVPGDKVVVGVSGGPDSLALLHSLRALQDEFGHSLHVAHLNHGLRPEAAADAEYVRKLAGRWGLPVTIESRDVAAYQREHRLSLEEAAREVRYRFFLEVAAAVGAGKIAVGHQAEDQAETVLLNLLRGSGLTGLKAMLPQRGQVIRPLLFISRAEIEDYCRRHGLEPRQDFTNRDVTLRRNKIRHQLLPFLAREFNPAIVRTLSRTAVILQEEEEILANLAEEAFTRIKIRQEPGCLALDREKWISLPPGIQRRVLRLAATSLGRKVSFDQVEGAREIAFRGGTITWPGHLRVEAGGAELILLVPAEKQQAITFSYPLQVPGLTPLPELGQAIRAELAEPPSVFKGGEDEAWLDWEKTEKPLVVRNWQPGDYFRPLGLTGNKKLQDFFSDIHLPAARRRLVPLIVSGRRIAWVAGLRLAEDFKITPATRLALHLKLEPWPCKIKVKT
- the ftsH gene encoding ATP-dependent zinc metalloprotease FtsH; the protein is MNRIFKNLTVYLLIVLLAVSIIRLSTPTERAVEEWDLTRFYQAVDQGQVQEVTLTPHDSIIKIDGLLKNNTRFTVNAPAAANLIDRLTAKGVTVKAQLPPQPPWWTNLLGSLLPILLLVGLVFFMMQQTQGGGSRVMQFGKSRARLHTDEKRKVTFNDVAGSDEAKEELEEVVEFLKNPRKFNELGARIPKGVLLYGPPGTGKTLLARAVAGEAGVPFFSISGSDFVEMFVGVGASRVRDLFEQAKKNSPCIVFIDEIDAVGRQRGAGLGGGHDEREQTLNQLLVEMDGFNANEGIIIIAATNRPDILDPALLRPGRFDRQIVVDVPDVVGRKEILKVHVRGKPLDDTVDLDVLARRTPGFTGADLANLVNEAALLAARRGKRKIGMEEMEDSIERVIAGPEKKSRVISDYEKRLVAFHEAGHALLGHYLPHTDPLHKVSIIPRGRAGGYTLLLPKEDRRYMTKSQILDQVTMLLGGRVAEALVLKEVSTGAQNDLERATELVRKMITEFGMSDELGPLTFGRKQETVFLGRDIARDRNYSEAVAFSIDKEARRIIDECYNRAKELLQKHMAELHLVARALMEKETLEAEEFTAIIEAYNERDPEGNKQENLPKESQQPVASGGAGTESTTGDGPHKELPIKLTYLHCLKGVW